The proteins below come from a single Candidatus Sysuiplasma jiujiangense genomic window:
- a CDS encoding RNA-binding protein, whose product MVMPLALLEKSLNKRVTLILKDSRVLEGRLIGYDEFMNVVLEDTEERTADQTRKIGSVILRGNNVVCISA is encoded by the coding sequence ATGGTAATGCCTCTCGCACTCCTCGAGAAATCGCTGAACAAACGCGTAACGCTGATACTGAAGGACAGCAGGGTCCTGGAAGGCAGACTTATCGGATATGATGAATTCATGAACGTCGTTCTCGAAGACACCGAGGAAAGGACGGCAGACCAGACAAGGAAAATAGGCTCCGTCATACTGAGAGGGAACAACGTAGTTTGCATTTCGGCGTGA
- a CDS encoding TrmB family transcriptional regulator, with translation MNLIKLLGENLDELRQEYESVIAVLKNCGLSEYEARSYMALVVLSFGTPQRVAEVAQIPRTSAYKALTLLEKRGYASSSAGKPKVFHPEDPITKGDEVAEQIRDAFRKLSLVSGMLSEKGVPQLIYTIVGNEKVMEKIAELVDSATSRLIISTPAIRDIRKKIGKKFADAKKRGVHITVITAPSVKLPEHTDSFRVTELLATDIVCDGKKALIAAPDLNACGFTDNESLAEHLESFLKMLTTKLALNPSVRE, from the coding sequence ATGAATCTCATTAAGCTTCTGGGGGAAAATCTCGATGAGCTCCGCCAGGAGTATGAAAGTGTCATAGCAGTGCTGAAAAACTGCGGACTCTCCGAATATGAAGCACGTTCGTACATGGCTCTTGTTGTGCTGAGTTTCGGGACGCCCCAGCGGGTCGCAGAGGTTGCCCAGATACCGCGGACTTCCGCATACAAGGCTCTGACGCTGCTGGAAAAGAGGGGGTACGCAAGTTCGTCTGCCGGCAAGCCGAAGGTATTTCATCCGGAAGACCCCATTACGAAAGGGGATGAGGTTGCCGAGCAGATAAGGGATGCATTCAGAAAACTTTCACTCGTCAGCGGCATGCTGAGCGAGAAAGGCGTTCCGCAGCTCATCTATACAATTGTCGGAAACGAAAAGGTGATGGAGAAGATTGCCGAGCTCGTCGATTCCGCGACTTCCAGACTTATAATCTCAACGCCCGCCATCAGGGATATCCGCAAGAAGATCGGAAAGAAGTTCGCCGATGCAAAGAAGCGGGGAGTGCATATTACCGTCATAACCGCCCCTTCCGTCAAACTGCCGGAGCACACCGACAGTTTCCGTGTTACGGAACTGCTCGCCACAGATATAGTGTGCGACGGAAAGAAGGCTCTTATTGCGGCCCCGGATCTTAATGCGTGCGGTTTCACCGACAATGAATCACTTGCTGAGCATCTCGAATCATTTCTGAAGATGCTCACTACAAAGCTCGCACTGAACCCTTCTGTCCGGGAATGA
- a CDS encoding ABC transporter permease — protein sequence MMKISRVLSDLAVYTKNFSRSREGIFFTFIFPVILVAVFGAIFSGGSSGAVPLYVQNLSGPAPAAQQFMEALNSTHLVKLHFIPPAANLHTYITQNSITAALLIPSNFPQMVSSGTAVNLSFYYNPTQSSSQIAAQAINIVVENFNLHLSGAHSVVGVSEHTNSVVATSYIDFLVPGLIGFTILTSPMFSMTYVVSSYKKEKIFRQFSLTPLTRGEWILSKFIFFTFIALASAAEMIAIGYFLFNAHVTVTPLVIPFLLAGVILFVSLGTFAGSISRTEEGASVIGNIITFPMMFLAGTFFPVSIMPGWLQAVAHVLPLYYIIDGLNAVMVYSNFSGAMVDLAVSAVLAVVFFILAMSVFSWKEA from the coding sequence GTGATGAAAATTTCAAGGGTGCTGAGCGATCTTGCGGTATACACGAAAAATTTCAGCAGGAGCAGGGAAGGTATATTCTTCACATTCATATTTCCTGTCATACTGGTGGCCGTATTCGGCGCAATCTTTTCAGGCGGGAGCAGCGGGGCCGTGCCGCTCTACGTCCAGAATCTCAGCGGACCGGCGCCCGCCGCGCAGCAGTTCATGGAGGCGCTGAACAGCACACATCTCGTCAAGCTGCATTTCATACCTCCCGCAGCGAATCTGCACACCTACATTACACAGAATTCCATAACCGCCGCGCTGCTGATACCGTCGAATTTTCCTCAGATGGTGTCATCGGGCACCGCCGTCAACCTCTCTTTCTACTACAATCCAACGCAGTCCTCCTCACAGATTGCTGCACAGGCAATAAACATAGTGGTGGAAAACTTCAACCTGCATCTGAGCGGGGCTCACAGTGTCGTAGGCGTCAGCGAGCACACGAACTCCGTTGTTGCCACGAGCTACATAGATTTCCTCGTGCCGGGGCTTATAGGCTTCACAATCCTCACATCTCCGATGTTCTCGATGACATACGTCGTCAGCTCCTACAAAAAGGAGAAGATATTCAGGCAGTTTTCACTTACGCCGCTGACCAGGGGGGAGTGGATCCTTTCCAAATTCATCTTCTTCACTTTTATTGCACTTGCATCTGCCGCCGAAATGATAGCCATCGGGTACTTCCTTTTCAACGCGCATGTGACGGTTACGCCGCTTGTGATCCCATTCCTGCTGGCCGGCGTCATCCTGTTCGTCTCTCTCGGTACGTTTGCAGGCTCCATCTCGAGGACGGAGGAGGGCGCCTCGGTCATCGGCAACATAATCACATTCCCGATGATGTTCCTTGCAGGCACATTTTTCCCCGTTTCCATCATGCCGGGATGGCTGCAGGCAGTGGCGCATGTGCTTCCGCTCTACTACATCATCGACGGCCTTAATGCTGTCATGGTCTATTCCAATTTCAGCGGTGCGATGGTCGATCTTGCCGTGAGTGCCGTCCTTGCAGTGGTATTTTTCATACTCGCAATGTCAGTTTTCAGCTGGAAGGAGGCCTGA
- a CDS encoding ABC transporter ATP-binding protein yields MNERHIGRSLTAGGSDEAVAETVIEVEGLVKSYGSLKAVDHLNLSIKRGEVYSLLGPNGAGKTTTIEIMEGLRKGDSGSVSILSTDPWKNSRALRKRVGIIPQDFNFIGKITPAEAIRHYCRLFGIPDRSGELLRLVDLLDMENTYFERLSGGQKQKLGLCLALVNNPEVIFLDEPTTGLDPQARRNMWDVIRKLKSEGRTIMLTTHYLEEAEILADRVGIVNHGRMMIEGTPDDIIRSSGGARILRINGDASLLEDIRAGTGLECTLAGSVVDIRIRENKQILDALRIAGMSGRPLERIELRQEGLEDVFVKMVGKVEEE; encoded by the coding sequence TTGAATGAACGGCATATCGGCCGAAGCCTGACGGCCGGAGGCAGTGATGAGGCAGTGGCGGAAACTGTCATTGAAGTGGAAGGACTGGTGAAGAGTTACGGCAGCCTGAAGGCTGTAGACCATCTCAATCTCAGCATAAAGAGGGGTGAGGTATACAGTCTGCTCGGTCCCAACGGCGCCGGGAAGACCACAACAATAGAGATAATGGAAGGACTGAGAAAAGGCGATTCGGGAAGCGTGTCCATTCTTTCGACAGACCCATGGAAAAATTCCCGGGCGCTCAGGAAACGCGTCGGCATAATACCGCAGGACTTCAATTTCATCGGAAAGATAACGCCGGCAGAGGCCATCAGGCACTACTGCAGACTGTTCGGCATACCGGACAGATCCGGCGAGCTTCTCAGGCTGGTGGATCTCCTGGACATGGAGAACACATATTTTGAAAGACTTTCCGGCGGGCAGAAACAGAAACTCGGACTTTGCCTTGCCCTCGTAAACAATCCGGAGGTAATATTTCTTGATGAACCCACGACGGGACTGGATCCGCAGGCACGCAGAAACATGTGGGATGTCATAAGAAAACTGAAATCGGAGGGAAGGACAATCATGCTCACAACGCACTACCTTGAGGAAGCCGAAATACTGGCAGACAGGGTGGGTATAGTAAACCACGGCAGAATGATGATCGAGGGAACGCCGGACGACATCATACGAAGCAGCGGCGGTGCAAGGATTCTGAGAATCAACGGTGACGCCTCGCTGCTTGAGGATATCAGGGCAGGGACAGGGCTGGAGTGCACCCTTGCAGGCAGCGTTGTCGATATACGCATCAGGGAAAACAAGCAGATACTTGATGCGCTGAGGATTGCCGGAATGAGCGGCAGGCCTCTCGAAAGGATAGAACTCAGGCAGGAAGGTCTCGAGGATGTATTCGTGAAAATGGTGGGGAAGGTGGAGGAAGAGTGA
- a CDS encoding NDP-sugar synthase, producing MVSAVILAGGLGTRLRPLTNHIPKPLVNMAGTPLIRRIVDSIPQEVDNVYIAAGYRSDDLRAYFTSAENVRPGIEVVPEEKPLGTAGALWNLRNRLGDEFIVFNGDVVNSLRIGDMLSFHRSMGSTATISLWEVDEPEHFGIVRLEKDFTITEFMEKPRREEAFSRLINAGTYIMDSTIFDSMDGRSFSLEKDVFPGLAGSRLYGYQFSGYWVDCGSLRSYLTAQRILLTIEGLGIEKGAKVDGCAISRPVAVERGAAVKGSRIGPNVYIESGAGISEGCAIENSVIMRGAEAGRECTISGSIVGPSVRLPDGLESHNQILVSSSQ from the coding sequence TTGGTCAGTGCAGTCATTCTTGCGGGAGGACTCGGTACAAGACTGAGACCGCTGACCAATCACATACCGAAGCCGCTGGTAAACATGGCGGGCACCCCGCTCATCAGGAGAATTGTTGATTCAATTCCTCAGGAGGTGGACAATGTATACATTGCCGCAGGATACAGATCGGATGATTTGCGCGCCTACTTTACCAGCGCGGAGAATGTGCGACCCGGAATTGAGGTCGTGCCCGAAGAGAAGCCGCTGGGAACTGCCGGTGCGCTATGGAATCTGAGAAACAGACTCGGCGACGAATTTATCGTTTTCAACGGAGACGTGGTTAATTCACTCAGGATTGGCGATATGCTCTCCTTTCACAGATCCATGGGGTCTACTGCAACAATATCTCTTTGGGAAGTGGATGAACCCGAACATTTCGGCATCGTGAGACTTGAGAAGGACTTCACAATCACTGAATTCATGGAGAAGCCCAGGCGGGAGGAGGCCTTCAGCCGCCTCATCAATGCCGGAACATATATCATGGACAGCACCATATTCGACTCGATGGACGGCAGATCGTTCTCGCTGGAAAAGGATGTGTTTCCCGGACTCGCAGGATCCAGGCTGTATGGTTATCAGTTCAGCGGTTACTGGGTGGACTGCGGCTCCCTCCGTTCCTACCTGACAGCGCAGAGGATATTGCTCACGATTGAAGGGCTGGGCATAGAGAAGGGTGCAAAAGTCGACGGCTGCGCAATAAGCAGGCCGGTGGCCGTCGAGCGCGGCGCCGCCGTGAAGGGTTCAAGGATAGGCCCCAACGTTTATATCGAGTCCGGTGCAGGCATTTCTGAAGGATGCGCAATAGAGAACAGCGTCATAATGAGGGGGGCCGAGGCAGGAAGGGAGTGCACAATCAGCGGCTCGATTGTCGGTCCGTCTGTGCGCCTGCCGGACGGGCTGGAGAGCCACAATCAAATATTAGTGAGTTCATCGCAGTAG
- a CDS encoding NAD(P)/FAD-dependent oxidoreductase, with protein sequence MFFKDEYDVVVVGAGPSGSTAARYAAMNGADVLLVEKRQEIGSPVRCGEGVSMEIFKHVDIQPDPRWFVNQVTGARIFGPSGRHLLIDAKNAGDEVGAVIERDEFDKHLAMLAARAGAEISTKTAVISLLHDDGKISGVTLRRMGETRDVRAKLIIGADGFESQVARWAGMNTNLKTRDTTSNLQYRMTGLDLDPRFTDFYIGSVAPGGYVWIFPKSRQVANVGIGLLLSKIKGASEAKDYLDAFIEKDSRFRNADILETVSGGVSVSAPLDRTVSDGIMLVGDAARMIDPLTGGGISNGVIAGSVCGRIAAEAVKAGDVSSEYLQRYEEGWRALLEEKLYRDYMAKEKLISLDDETLDKLIDALSSVPMENLSTKEILRAVREKYPELVREFEDLI encoded by the coding sequence ATGTTCTTCAAAGACGAATACGATGTTGTTGTTGTCGGTGCCGGCCCCTCGGGCAGCACCGCAGCCAGATATGCGGCAATGAACGGCGCAGACGTCCTGCTGGTCGAAAAGAGACAGGAAATAGGGTCGCCGGTCAGATGCGGCGAGGGTGTCTCCATGGAAATATTCAAACATGTGGACATTCAGCCGGATCCGCGCTGGTTCGTCAATCAGGTCACCGGCGCCCGTATTTTCGGCCCTTCGGGAAGGCATCTGCTGATCGATGCCAAAAACGCCGGCGATGAGGTTGGTGCCGTCATCGAAAGGGACGAGTTCGACAAACATCTCGCGATGCTTGCTGCCAGGGCCGGAGCGGAAATTTCGACAAAGACGGCTGTCATTTCGCTCCTGCATGACGACGGAAAAATCTCGGGAGTCACGCTAAGGCGCATGGGAGAAACCCGGGATGTCAGGGCAAAGCTGATCATAGGAGCGGACGGTTTCGAATCGCAGGTTGCCAGGTGGGCCGGAATGAACACGAACCTCAAGACGCGCGACACCACCTCCAACCTGCAGTACCGTATGACAGGTCTTGACCTGGACCCCAGATTCACTGACTTCTATATCGGATCTGTGGCTCCAGGTGGGTATGTATGGATATTTCCCAAGAGCAGGCAAGTCGCCAATGTCGGCATTGGTCTTCTGCTTTCGAAAATAAAGGGTGCCAGCGAGGCCAAGGACTATCTGGATGCATTCATAGAGAAGGACAGCCGCTTCAGGAATGCGGACATACTCGAAACTGTCAGCGGGGGTGTTTCCGTTAGCGCACCGCTTGACAGGACTGTCTCCGACGGCATAATGCTTGTCGGAGATGCTGCGAGGATGATAGACCCTCTTACAGGCGGAGGAATAAGCAACGGCGTGATCGCCGGCAGCGTGTGCGGACGCATTGCAGCAGAGGCTGTGAAGGCCGGGGACGTATCGTCGGAATACCTCCAGCGTTACGAGGAAGGCTGGAGGGCGCTTCTCGAGGAAAAATTATACAGAGATTACATGGCAAAGGAGAAGCTGATATCACTTGACGATGAAACGCTTGACAAGCTCATTGATGCGCTCTCGTCCGTTCCGATGGAAAACCTGTCGACGAAGGAGATACTCAGGGCCGTCAGGGAAAAATATCCCGAACTCGTCAGGGAGTTCGAAGACCTGATCTGA
- a CDS encoding DUF1295 domain-containing protein, translated as MFYDGYFGILDFVIAITAVSMFASTVRRQPGDPTYWIPFNRYSLLRYASGVLLLFISILFSFRRDDLFSYAVALAGMSLFLAGAVFFFGAKSPLSRIIATEGEEGPALSPAGFYRFCRHPMYFGLILCSFGLAIEQLSPAGTVVAIVVVIPVVVRSVHVIDAYWRSKTGAAYAAYQKDVNALFPSRKNAWRGDAPDRMQKI; from the coding sequence ATGTTCTACGACGGTTATTTCGGCATCCTGGATTTCGTAATAGCGATTACCGCTGTGTCCATGTTCGCATCAACAGTCAGAAGACAGCCCGGTGATCCAACATACTGGATACCGTTCAACCGCTACTCCCTTCTGCGGTACGCGTCCGGAGTGCTTCTGCTGTTCATATCCATCCTGTTCAGTTTCAGGAGAGACGACCTGTTTTCCTATGCGGTTGCCCTTGCCGGAATGTCACTGTTTCTGGCAGGCGCCGTGTTTTTCTTTGGCGCAAAGTCGCCGCTTTCACGCATAATTGCAACAGAGGGGGAGGAGGGTCCGGCGCTTTCACCCGCCGGCTTTTACAGGTTCTGCAGGCATCCTATGTATTTCGGTCTCATACTCTGTTCGTTCGGTCTTGCGATCGAACAGCTGAGCCCTGCCGGAACGGTGGTTGCCATCGTTGTCGTAATACCCGTGGTGGTCAGGTCGGTGCATGTCATAGACGCTTACTGGCGTTCGAAGACTGGTGCGGCATATGCCGCTTACCAGAAGGACGTAAATGCCCTGTTTCCGTCACGGAAAAATGCATGGCGCGGGGATGCCCCGGACCGGATGCAAAAAATATAA
- the mvk gene encoding mevalonate kinase, translating into MPHTFSAPGKIILFGEHAVVFGEPAISTAINLRSNVTVADSDDTRLNGFPVTREAAPYAFHALRLTGNRGKSITVKSDIPSGGGLGSSAALSASLVASLLPGAERHEIAQTAYDVEFHAQGRASPIDTSTAVHGNAIFISSRTVPDEIWLVRGAAVQWHVGRLDIGKLGVVVGFTGQGAATGPMVEKVRNLYERFATARDAVAEIGAVAMEARSALRNGDIVKIGDLMNRNQVLLSVIGVSTRELESLISAVLPYSYGAKLTGAGGGGSIIALTDKPSRASDAIAARGGIPYICVTGEEGLRREPVEGRRDS; encoded by the coding sequence ATGCCTCATACATTTTCAGCGCCGGGAAAAATAATACTCTTCGGAGAGCATGCTGTTGTGTTCGGCGAGCCGGCAATATCAACGGCCATCAATCTTCGCAGCAACGTTACGGTCGCAGACTCGGATGACACCAGGCTCAACGGTTTTCCGGTAACCAGGGAAGCTGCCCCCTATGCCTTTCATGCACTGAGGCTCACCGGAAACCGCGGAAAATCGATAACCGTAAAATCGGACATACCGTCCGGCGGCGGTCTCGGCTCTTCGGCGGCCCTTTCAGCATCCCTTGTTGCCTCCCTCCTTCCGGGCGCGGAACGCCATGAGATTGCCCAGACTGCATACGACGTCGAATTCCATGCACAGGGACGGGCAAGCCCCATCGACACATCGACGGCTGTTCATGGCAATGCAATCTTCATAAGCAGCAGGACCGTTCCCGATGAGATATGGCTTGTCAGGGGGGCTGCAGTCCAGTGGCATGTGGGCAGACTCGACATCGGAAAACTCGGCGTGGTCGTCGGTTTTACCGGGCAGGGAGCCGCGACGGGTCCGATGGTCGAAAAGGTCAGAAACCTGTACGAGCGCTTCGCCACGGCCAGGGACGCAGTTGCGGAGATTGGTGCCGTTGCCATGGAAGCCAGGTCCGCCCTGAGAAACGGTGATATTGTGAAAATAGGGGATCTGATGAACAGGAATCAGGTACTGCTTTCGGTCATCGGCGTGAGCACGCGTGAACTCGAGAGCCTGATCAGCGCGGTTCTGCCCTATTCTTACGGAGCAAAGCTTACCGGCGCCGGCGGAGGGGGCAGCATCATAGCGCTCACCGACAAACCGTCCAGGGCGTCGGACGCCATTGCCGCAAGGGGTGGAATACCCTATATATGCGTGACCGGAGAAGAGGGACTCAGGAGGGAGCCGGTTGAAGGCAGACGTGATAGTTGA
- a CDS encoding 4Fe-4S binding protein: MELNDDRCMHCGACVGACPANAIYLNEVILDFNDDCTDCGLCVKACPVGALSLIRTRGLRVPA; the protein is encoded by the coding sequence ATAGAACTAAACGATGACAGGTGCATGCATTGCGGCGCATGCGTAGGTGCCTGCCCTGCAAATGCGATATACCTTAATGAGGTCATACTGGACTTCAATGACGACTGCACGGACTGCGGCCTTTGCGTAAAGGCATGCCCGGTGGGCGCCCTGAGTCTTATAAGGACGCGCGGTCTCAGGGTTCCCGCCTGA
- a CDS encoding DEAD/DEAH box helicase family protein has translation MQNSQSTLFDFITIDTKRGIERDGEFVYHPFLAEKVVQYREFQVELARIAVDSNLLVVLPTGLGKTLIAMLAAAEVLRKGGKKILFLAPTRPLVMQHLESFNRMFSLKSFALFTGSIPASDRRELWVSKRIIFSTPQSIDNDLKEKLYDLSDVSLCVFDEAHRAVGNYSYVEVAKQCTEMGVRILGLTASPGAKRDKIEDILAALNIDRVEIREREDIDVNSYIKDVKEDIVRVRLTDEMDKLLRPMDDLLHEKIVRLQRMGFLRYKKADMVSRKDLLSVRAAIMARKKRSGYLFGAMHNSIVAIHAYHCSELLETQGIEPLRLYLERLSNSEKPSRIEKGFLNDSRVKEVVGMLKTAGSLSHPKIVRLKEILEEQMARKPGSLIMVFTQYRDTIESIAPVLEERGIRFERFIGQADRGKNRGMTQKEQKKTIGDFAAGRFNVLLASSIGEEGIDVPDVDLVVFYEPIPSEIRYIQRKGRTGRSSVGRVVIMVAENTRDEAFLRASSKREKKMKRIVRSMKERERDAG, from the coding sequence GTGCAGAATTCCCAGTCGACACTTTTTGATTTCATCACAATAGACACTAAAAGGGGAATAGAAAGGGACGGGGAGTTTGTTTACCACCCGTTCCTGGCGGAGAAGGTTGTACAGTACAGGGAATTCCAGGTCGAACTGGCCAGGATTGCAGTTGACAGCAACCTGCTTGTTGTCCTGCCGACAGGTCTTGGGAAAACGCTGATTGCGATGCTGGCAGCAGCGGAGGTGCTGAGGAAGGGAGGGAAGAAGATACTTTTTCTTGCACCTACACGCCCGCTGGTGATGCAGCATCTAGAGAGTTTCAACAGAATGTTCTCCCTGAAATCGTTTGCGCTCTTCACCGGATCGATTCCGGCCTCTGACAGAAGAGAACTGTGGGTTTCAAAGCGAATAATTTTTTCCACACCGCAGTCAATAGACAATGATCTGAAAGAGAAGCTGTATGACCTCTCCGATGTTTCGCTCTGTGTGTTCGATGAGGCTCACAGGGCTGTAGGAAACTACTCCTACGTTGAGGTCGCAAAGCAGTGCACCGAAATGGGGGTGCGCATCCTCGGCCTCACGGCTTCTCCTGGAGCAAAGAGGGACAAGATAGAGGACATACTCGCAGCACTGAACATAGACAGGGTGGAAATCAGGGAAAGGGAGGACATCGATGTAAACTCCTACATCAAGGATGTGAAGGAGGATATCGTGAGGGTGAGGCTCACCGATGAGATGGACAAGCTGCTGAGGCCCATGGATGATCTGCTGCATGAGAAGATTGTCAGGCTGCAGAGAATGGGATTCCTGCGTTACAAGAAGGCTGACATGGTTTCCAGGAAGGATCTTCTCTCCGTGAGAGCGGCGATAATGGCAAGGAAAAAAAGAAGCGGCTACCTGTTCGGCGCCATGCACAACAGCATTGTTGCAATCCATGCGTATCACTGCTCGGAGCTTCTGGAGACGCAGGGAATAGAGCCGCTGCGTCTGTATCTTGAAAGACTGTCAAATTCTGAAAAGCCCAGCAGGATAGAGAAGGGGTTTCTCAACGACAGCCGGGTGAAGGAGGTCGTCGGAATGCTCAAAACCGCCGGCAGTCTTTCCCATCCGAAAATTGTACGCCTGAAGGAAATACTGGAAGAGCAGATGGCACGGAAACCGGGCAGCCTCATAATGGTCTTCACGCAGTACCGCGATACGATAGAGAGTATTGCACCCGTACTGGAGGAAAGGGGCATCAGGTTCGAGAGATTCATAGGGCAGGCGGATCGCGGGAAGAACAGGGGGATGACCCAGAAGGAGCAGAAGAAGACGATTGGCGATTTCGCGGCCGGCAGGTTCAATGTTCTGCTTGCAAGCAGCATAGGGGAGGAGGGGATTGATGTCCCGGATGTGGACCTGGTCGTTTTCTATGAGCCCATTCCCAGCGAAATAAGGTACATACAGAGAAAGGGGAGGACGGGAAGGAGCTCTGTCGGAAGGGTTGTAATCATGGTCGCGGAGAATACGCGTGATGAGGCTTTTCTGCGTGCAAGCTCGAAGAGGGAAAAGAAGATGAAGAGAATCGTCCGCTCTATGAAGGAGCGGGAGCGGGATGCCGGCTGA
- the hutI gene encoding imidazolonepropionase yields the protein MKADVIVECGQIATPKGSGQLSGDGMNSVSLTDDAAMAIAGGRFAACGKRKRIERDFTGRKIELGDRLIIPSFVDCHSHALFAGSREDELQKKLRGVPYMQILKEGGGILRTVASTRRASVRQLMSETRKRLDSMLRNGITCVEVKSGYGLNLEQELRMLRAIGRLGSERQLTVPTYLGAHAVPPESDRRTYVDNIIDRQLPAVIRSGLSSICDIFVEEGAFTTEDAVRIFAAASKLGFRLTAHVDEFSSTGASEILSRMGAASLSHLAHTSSDSFSVLAENGTIGIILPSTPLFSLSSEYPKASRMISEGMAVALGTDLSPNSWNESMMLSALLSVYRCGLTQEEALTAATLNAACAAGTGSECGSIEAGKRADFICLDIASFGRLFYSHSDSLILSVYSAGHEVYRRQ from the coding sequence TTGAAGGCAGACGTGATAGTTGAGTGCGGCCAGATTGCAACCCCGAAAGGAAGCGGTCAGCTTTCAGGCGACGGGATGAATTCGGTTTCGCTGACGGATGATGCAGCAATGGCAATAGCCGGCGGGAGATTCGCCGCATGCGGAAAACGGAAGAGGATCGAAAGAGACTTCACAGGCAGGAAGATCGAGCTGGGTGACAGGCTGATCATACCGTCCTTTGTCGACTGCCACTCGCACGCGCTTTTCGCAGGGAGCAGGGAGGACGAGCTGCAAAAGAAGCTGCGCGGCGTGCCCTATATGCAGATACTGAAGGAAGGGGGCGGCATATTGAGGACGGTCGCTTCAACCAGGCGGGCAAGCGTACGGCAGCTCATGTCGGAAACACGTAAAAGGCTTGACAGCATGCTCAGGAACGGCATTACCTGTGTGGAGGTGAAGAGCGGATACGGGCTGAACCTGGAGCAGGAACTCAGGATGCTTCGTGCTATCGGGAGATTAGGCTCCGAAAGACAGCTTACCGTCCCAACCTACCTGGGAGCGCATGCTGTCCCGCCCGAATCGGACAGGAGGACTTACGTCGATAATATAATAGACAGGCAGCTTCCGGCCGTCATCAGGAGCGGCCTGTCCTCAATCTGCGACATATTTGTTGAGGAGGGCGCTTTCACGACGGAAGACGCGGTCAGGATATTTGCCGCCGCCTCCAAACTCGGTTTCAGGCTGACTGCGCATGTGGATGAATTCTCAAGCACCGGCGCATCCGAAATACTCTCACGAATGGGAGCGGCAAGCCTCTCTCATCTTGCACATACCTCCTCCGACAGTTTCTCCGTTCTTGCTGAAAACGGTACAATAGGCATCATACTGCCCTCCACGCCGCTGTTTTCCCTGAGCTCGGAGTATCCGAAAGCCTCAAGGATGATTTCGGAGGGCATGGCGGTTGCCCTCGGGACAGACCTGAGTCCCAACTCCTGGAACGAGAGCATGATGCTCTCCGCACTTCTTTCAGTATACAGATGCGGCCTTACGCAGGAGGAAGCTCTCACGGCAGCAACCCTGAATGCCGCCTGCGCGGCAGGTACGGGCAGTGAGTGCGGCAGCATCGAGGCGGGCAAAAGGGCGGATTTCATATGTCTCGACATTGCGAGCTTCGGACGCCTGTTTTACAGCCATTCGGACTCTCTGATATTGTCTGTATACTCTGCAGGACATGAAGTATACAGAAGGCAATAG
- a CDS encoding aldo/keto reductase, which yields MKSLEFGRREKVRMPDIGLGTWKMGGSSKPDNSNDRREMDAIRNALEIGYSFIDTAEMYGGGHTEELVGEAAEGREVFIATKVWQTNLHYDDVIRAAEASLKRLRRKQIDLYQIHWPSDDIPLRETMKAMEKLVDDGRVRYIGVSNFGPELIHDARSHMSRYDIISDQVSYSLADRNPENGLTDYCRKEGIGIIAYEPLSRGKVFSGRTGRILAEAASMVSRTKAQVALNWLISKGALPIPKSSSADHLHENFGAAGWRLPEKVLKFIDDGIR from the coding sequence ATGAAATCACTGGAATTCGGCCGCAGGGAAAAGGTGAGGATGCCTGACATCGGCCTCGGAACATGGAAGATGGGCGGAAGCTCGAAGCCGGACAACTCAAACGATCGGCGAGAAATGGATGCAATCAGGAACGCACTTGAAATTGGCTACAGTTTCATTGATACGGCTGAAATGTACGGGGGAGGCCATACCGAGGAGCTTGTGGGAGAGGCGGCAGAAGGCAGGGAGGTGTTCATTGCGACAAAGGTCTGGCAGACGAACCTCCATTACGACGATGTCATCAGGGCCGCGGAAGCGAGCCTGAAGCGTCTCAGGAGGAAGCAAATCGACCTCTACCAGATACACTGGCCAAGCGATGACATACCCCTGCGCGAAACGATGAAGGCGATGGAAAAGCTCGTTGATGACGGCAGGGTGAGGTACATTGGCGTGAGCAACTTCGGCCCGGAGCTCATACATGATGCCAGGAGCCATATGTCTAGGTACGACATAATCTCTGACCAGGTTTCGTACAGCCTTGCCGACAGGAATCCGGAAAACGGCCTGACGGATTACTGCAGGAAGGAGGGCATAGGCATCATCGCCTACGAACCACTGTCGAGGGGAAAGGTATTCAGCGGCAGAACCGGCAGAATACTCGCCGAAGCGGCAAGCATGGTTTCCAGGACGAAGGCCCAGGTCGCACTCAACTGGCTCATTTCCAAGGGAGCACTCCCGATACCGAAGTCGAGCAGCGCCGATCATCTTCATGAGAATTTCGGTGCAGCCGGCTGGAGGCTTCCTGAAAAGGTACTGAAATTCATCGACGACGGCATTCGCTGA